Below is a window of Octopus sinensis unplaced genomic scaffold, ASM634580v1 Contig18647, whole genome shotgun sequence DNA.
CCTGTTCTCCTAGCAATTCTTTAGCACAGCTCAAACATTGCTGGCTTCACCAGACGTTCTGCAAGTATGTGGCTTTCCAACGATTAGCAAACCTTCAACTCCTGCAAAACTGACTTTTAGTGCTTGTTAAAATGCTCATTTGCTTTTTTAATGCAGAATTTTCTAAAGTTTTCccgacaaaaaaattaaaaaagtattttatacattttagttaaaaaaaacaactacgaTGTCCCAGACTCACATAATAAGGTCCTTAAAGTATCGATAGCAATCCTGCAAGGTAACTCGCTTGCAATCCGCGGTGCGGCCAATGGCTAATCTTAATTTATGTTAACTTTTTTTCCTCAATTGACACAATTGACCTGCTACTTTGATTCAAAAATAACGGTTTGTCATGGAACAAGTCAGTAATTAACACTCGTATGTGATGAACTAGTCAAAGTTTTGGAGGAAcacaaagaataaaattatatagacGTGGTTGAGAGTCCAGCTTCATTAATCGCACCCGAATCGATGAAATGCCCGAATCTTGTCCAAAACAGAAATTTATTCTTTGCAGAAAATTCAATGTGTTCCCACTGCATGAGTTAGAAAAAAACCGTCAACCTCCGTGCcactagatgtgagaaaatgtttCATTAAAGAGATCAAAGCACTTTCGAATAAGGAGTTGCAAGCCTAATTTTTTTTCGACAAGATAAGAAATCGCaattttctgattgaaataggataaagaaaaatttactaCAAGTCGAGattgaaaaaatgtgaaaatacgACTTTTTATCCTAAGTGAAAGGATACTATCCGTGAGATAAAGAAAACACAAAGCCACAAAGTTATTGGGATCTGAATTACGCCCAATACAACTTGGAGTCGGTGTCAGTGGCGGCTGTGAAGCCGCAGTCCATGCAACAAGGCAGTTCATCTCTGCCTCGCAAAATCAACCGAATAATTCTCATCTTTTAATCAAACTGGACTTGATTGACGCTTTTAACAGCGTCCGTCGTGACGTAATCTTTGAATCTATCATCTGTCGTTCACCTTTTATTGCTCGTCTGGTCGCTTTGGCCTACGGTCGACCCAGCCTCCTTATCGATGGCGACCACTCAATCTCTTCCTGCAACGGGGTCCAACAAGGCGATCCTCTGGGTCCTCTCCTTTACGCCCTGGCAATCGATCCCGTTGCCAGAGGTGTATCCTCCGTTTTCAATGCTTGGTATCTGGACGATGCTACTATCGGAGGTACACTCGAATCCGTTCTCGACGATCTGAGAACTTTAATCCCGGCATTACACGCAATTGGCCTCGATATCAATTCCCGAAAATCTGAAATCTTTAACATCAGTTATGATGTTCACCGTTTCTCTGTTGCCCATTGTTCTATCGAGTCATTACTTTCTAACATCCATGTCACTTCGCCCGGAAATCTCAAGATTCTGGGTTCCCCGATTTTTCACTCCGGTGTTGTTTCTACCTTATCAGaaaaaacatcaaaccttgcgtCAATGTCCTGTAATCTTGGTATCATCGATTCCCATTCGGCCCTGTTCTTATTGAGGAACTGTTTCGCCATTCCTAAACTACTGCTTACCCTCAGAAGCGCACCATGCTTTGCCAATCCCGAGAGTCTTTCCAGATTCGACCATGCCCTTAGGACTTGCCTCGAATCAATATGTAATGCACCATTCGACGATCTTGGCTGGGAACAGGCAATACTCCCTATCAGTCATGGCGGCATCGGTGCGCACTCAGCCACTGACCTTTCTTTGCCAGCATTCCTTTCCTCCACACATGCCACGAGCACCCTTGTCCAAGAGATTCTCCAACCCTTTTCCGAATCTTCTTTGGACACAGAGTCAGTCGCCGCAAAAAGCCGCTGGCTTGGGTTGTCTCTTGAGCTCACTCAGAATCCGCACGCACAGGTCGAATGGGACAGGATCCTCTGCGACCAGAAGTTGAACAACCTCAAGCCTAAGCTTAACCAACATCGCTTGGCTTGCTTATTGGCTGCCTCACAACCATATTCGAAGGCTTGGTTGACCGCTATTCCAATGGGTTCTATTGGAACCTTATTGGACGATGATTGCCTGAGGATCGGCATATCACTGCGCCTAGGACTGAACGTATGCCGGGAACACCGGTGTCGCTGTGGATCGACCGTTGACCCCTTTGGATTGCACCCGTTATCGTGCCTAAGAAGTTTCGGACGCTTCCCTCGACATACTGCTCTGAACGACATAGTCAAGCGGACTCTGGAAACTGCCGGATTCCCTTCACAGCTGGAACCGGTCGGGCTGGCTCGGAAGGATGGTAAACGTCCTGATGGTCTAACGACCTTCCCATTTGAAAATGGCAAGTCTCTCATCTGGGACGCTACTTGCACGGATACCTTCTCCGCCGGGAACATCTTGACGTCAGCTTCAGAGCCGGGCTCCGCAGCCAACCTGGCCGAAAcgctaaaaatcaagaaatacagtGCATTATCTCACCGCCATATCTTTGCCCCGATCGCAGTGGAGACATCGGGAGTCCTCGGCCCCATaactaaaaaattccttattaaactgggggatttggcaagcagaagaagaaatgatcatcgggaacggacatggcttttccaacgcatatcaatagccatcttgcgtgggaattgccattccatcttatcctctgcttctaattaaatactaaataacaGAATCTTTTAATTAGCGGATTTGGATAGAATTCTTTTGTATTCTCCCTTTATGACTATTCATACCAGTTGTTCCCAACCTGGGTTCCGGAAACCCCTGCCATGGTCTGGtgtcaaaaaatatttcattttatttatgcgAGTCAGGGTTTTCACTTTAGCCAAAACAAAATGTAGAAATAAACTTAATGCTTCACATGATATAAAGATACAGTTGTCAACAATAACTCCTAACATTGCACAACTATGCTAAGATAACAGATTACCTTAATGTTCACATTAAAAAGGTGTTTCAGTTGCTTTTAGGTTTTGTCGACTTAATAAACCTCTCATACGCACAGTGTCCAATGTATATAATATCGGTAATTTCATTAATGTTCAAGCCTGGGGTGGAATTAATATATTCTCTTATGGATGTGTCGAACCCAGCCAGAATAttcattttaaagttttctttagGATTTTCCTCGTTGGGATTTAGTAATTCCTCCCATTTTTCTTGATTCTTTTCATCTAAGAAAAAAATTCATCGCAGCATCTCTTGAACATCGAGACCATTTCCTTCTTCAGTTTGTCAGTTTCACTTTGGATAGATGCAAGCATGCTTTTGATATTTATCACAGatttttgtgtttaaattttgatttaaaagcaTGAGTAATCAGGTTCTAGGCTCCACGGAGAATCCTCTCAAATATTAATTTTGCAGTTTTGGCAACGTCTGAGCTCCATTGCTTCTTTTCCTCAAGACTGACTCAATAAATTAATGCACGTAGAGAGATCAAATGCAATGCCAAATTTTATCCAAAGCATACATACAGTTGATAACaatcaaaaaaaatatacaagttGAACAGTGATAATCTGAAATCAGTAACTATAATTATCAAGTTGTAAAGGAAACCAATTACTTTTTTGCAAAAAACAGCAGTGAGTGTCAATTACTTATTATAAGAATtatgaaattttttaattttttattcttaaatatgCCTTTATTTTTAGCATTAATACAGTCCGACCTCGATTTGGAACAGACCTCGGAATTGGAACAACCTCAGTTTTTGGAACACTTTGTAGGATCTCTGCCTAGAATAAATAATTCCTTTTAAATGAAAACCTCGATTTGgaacaaaaatttattattatttatttctagtcATTAAAAAAACTCCACGCTAAATCATTATGGGTCTCAGTTACGAGAAAAAGGTTGAAATTGCTCGACAACTAAAAAGTCATTCACACAGAGTACTTGCTCAAAAATATGAAACGAGCATTGGCACAATTGCTCGAATAAAAAAAACGATTACGCCGCAAATAACCTCTGGGAACATTATTCCAAATTTTCGGACTGAAACAAAAACTGacgatatttttaaaacattggatagtAAAGTTCTCGACGTTTTTCAACAATTGATAAGAGGACCTAAAAATTTGGTCCTTTAATAATCGGGAAATTTAAAAATCCCACATGTTTCAGAAATTTTAACCTTGAGGATTATGGTGCTATGTACTCATCTTCCAAAAATGCCTGGATGACAAGAGATATTTTTATTCAATGGTTATTCttagtgaatgaacgaatgaagatggaaaagagaaaaattttaataattcttggTAACGCTTCGTGTCATGAAAATAAATCGCTCTCAAATATCGAATTGTTGTTTTTACCCAAAAATACAACTCCAATTCTTCAACCATTGGATAATGGGATAATCAAAGcttttaaagataattattcGAAGGCGTTAATTGAATTTATTTGTTGTATAGATGAAGAAGATTTTTACTGCGACttacttaaaaaaattaatttacgccAATCATTGGCAAAATGTATCCTCCGAAATAATTACAAATTGTTGGGATAATACTTTCGGcaatgaaatatttgttgtttctgaTAATCTGACGGATGATGTTATAGAACAAGTTGTAGACGAAGTGTTGGAAAATACGGAAAGCAGCGataatgaagaaattttttaCAGTGGTATGCAAAATAAACAGACTACGGTCAAAGAAGTAGTAACAAAAGTGAATGAATTGGAAGAATCAGTTCTAGACATAGCTCCAATTTTGTTAAATGATTTTTACTGTTTCAGACAAAAATTGTTCAGTAGTTTGAAGAAAAATTATGGTTATGGAAAAAGGATCGATgactatttttcaataaataataatacttaagaccttttttcattaattaaattattaaatttatattgatattaattttttgaCAAAACCTCAGTTTTTGGAACACTTAGTGTTCCAATTCAAGGTCGGACTGTATTTTGTTACATCGCGAGTGTGCATTAAGGTGGTTTTCCTCCTTTGGTACAGTTGGatgtagataagtctctacaggcttatatacaaactaataaaaatatttttaataaattacaattaaaaaacacTTCTAGTtaatcacaaaatatatttataaaatttcattttatgcaaTGTACATTTTCAGACTAATGCCTCCTACCGACTCTCCTGCTCAGTCCCCGGCCAAGTTCGCTGGATTGCCTTAATTGAGGGACAAGTTTGTGCAAACATACACTTTGCAGGGAAAAATAATAGTCATTAATCAGCACATTCTTTTCTACCAATTGACATTCGACAGCTTGTCTTTGCTCACTCAGTCTGACTGGTGTGCCTCACGATACAGGACTGGCGAAGTTATCACAGCAATATGGCCACCCAGGAGTTGCTATTTGCCTTGGAAGAACACAGAAATGCGGAGATGACCATCCTTGAGGACATGCGGTGTTGGAAAACAGTCAAATATTCAGAGAAAATTTAGCCCAAGTCCGTCCTTTGTAGACTCTTTTCTTTCAAAGTAATGACAGGTACTGGCAAAGTTGTGCCATAACTATTTGGTGAtgattctcttatattctttttctaGTTCAAAAGTCCTTTTCCTTGGTTCAACTTTGTTCCTGTAAGAAACAATCGTGCTTTTgagagttttgtatgtatgttctctctcACTTATGTTAGAAAAACGTGCATATTGTAAAAATTTTTGAGAGCTCTTAATTATTTTGGTAATTTATCAAAGTCTTTTTTGAATTAATCCAGTGTGCAAAATTGTTTTGGTTATCTAAGTTTTGGTGCCTGTGTTCTTTCCCGCAGAGGAGACAACGGAGTTTTTCCGAGCATCTGTAGGACGTATGTCCAAACTGATTGCAACGGAAGCATCTCGTTGCTGAGGGCTTGTGCCATTCGCAGCGGATATGGCTGAAGCCCGCAGTTATTCCAAAGCGGATGAGGGTGTTGGCCTCGGCTCTGGAATCCAGCGTGAGTCTGCCGACAGGCATGTCGGTTCCATTGCGAGAGAATCTTTCGAACTTGAATTCCGATTCTAGACTTTCTCTCAAGTGGAGGTTAAGATCCTCTGTCGAGATCCAATGAGGGATTCCTTTAAGGACCAAGACTGAGGCCTTCTCAGCTACTGAGGCAAGTTTATGGCCGCCTTCGCCAAACATATTCGATTGAGACAGCTCTGCTTTGAAAGCAGCAGCATCCTCGGGCGATCTGAATTTTAGAATGAAGGTGCCGGACTTCTGTAAAGTTATCCGGGCTTTGGAAGCAGTTGGCGACTTGGATAGGAGGTTAAACCTCTTGATCTTTCCAAGTGCCGGGTTTTCGATACTCAGAGAATATGTGAGGTTTGAGCTGTTAGGCTCAGTTGTCGTCTGGTGGCATTGGGTCTCACTGTGTTTTTTAGTCACAGTAGGGTTCGGATGTTCGGTGGGATATTCAGCTTTGATGGGTTCGCAAAAGGGCTGTGGCTTCGCCGCTGTTCGTCTTTGAACTTTGGAGCAAGCTTTGATTGATGAGAGATTTTGATTATTCttgaccattttttttcttttccttgaccATGCAAATGGATTCTCACAGCAACTGTTGATTCGAGCAGAAACAACTAAACAGCCGGATGGGAGGATATCTCTTAATACGAACTCTGTTTTGATGAACTATTGAAATTATACCGCTAGGACGGGAGAAGATAATCCGCAAACCATAAAGAACATCCAAAGCGAAATTATATACGTTATGATCATCGGTTTTTTTGCAATCAGGTTCTATGCAATCAAGGACAGTAGCTCCACAGACAAGGAAAGAGTAATTGCCCGCTTCAAGGAAGCCGCACAGGCTATATTTCCTCCAGGCATGGACAATAAATACAAGGTCGATTCTTATGGGATGTCGCAGTTTTATTACACCTATTTATAAGGATGCGAATTAGACCAAATTGGCGCCATTCTTGACATGACGTTGTTACCACCAAACACGCATTCTCATTCGCCGATAAGGCTTGGCCTTGTAACATTATTTAATCGCTCAAATGCTTTGGCAGAACATGTGTGTACACTCTGCGAAAAATGGAAGCAGAATAGTCACATAATCTATCACTGTTTGGCTACACAAGAATTAATAGACGAATCACTGCAAGTGAGATCTATTTTCTCTTATTACAACTCCAACCTTGTCCCTATAGTGTACCAAAATGCTTTGGGACTCATCTCCTCTAGCATATTATCTGCTTCTAAATTGCCAGCATTTTacacctttttatctactctggTCTCATTAGTTGTGGACAAAAGGTTATTCTTAATACGGATTAACACCCCGTATGAGACCGCCATCTTTAATGCTTGTGTACTCTACTTCACTCATGAAGGGCCTGAAGAATTAAATGAACAAGTGTTTATAGATCATGAAGCTTTCTTAAATGCTATTCATACCTCGGAAATGAGTAAGAATTATGGTGATGAAGGCGACTCAGAAATTAACGACATGCCAAGAGAAATGATTGATTTGCTTAAACGACCAGACATAGGCTCTGTTTATACAGAGttgaaaagaaaagtagaaagtGACTCCAATTTACTTAACATGAATATAATATGCAGAAAAGTAAAAACAAGAATGAaactccatccttttttaacGGCGATATTGTGTTTTAGCGTCTTAAAATCATAAGGGACCAATTTTGATTAGAAATCGCaactaaattaatattattttttaaaaattattatgattatcaaaataattattatctGCAACGCTTTAACAGTATTTTTGAATGATGTCTCGTGGAAGGCCGTCTGCATCgactattattgttaataatactcAACCAACATATGATTTGTTACTATTTGAATTGAATCACCGAGATTTTGTGGAAATAACAATGACCATGCAAGATACGGTCAATTGGTTGGCTCAATATCAGCTAATCAAAAATTCGATGAAATGCGAAAACTGCAGCACGGATTGCCGTCTTCTTTCCCGACTCGACAAATTAAAGTGGAAATGTAAAACATGCAATTTCTCAAAATCGATTCGAGATGGCAGCTTTTTCTCACAAAGTCATCTtgaattgaagcaaattttgGACTATATCTATTTTTGGGCACTCAACTCAGAAACGATTATCTGCAGCAAAGAATCTcgatcagactttaaaaaaacatcaattgaTTGGGGCAACTTTTTACGTGATGTATGCGTAAAGTGGGTCGAGGACCATCCTCTCGGTGGAATTAACCCAGAAACTATGTTGCCAATTGTCGTAGAAGtggatgaaacaaaatattttcatcgaaaATACGCAAGAGGTACCTGGCACGAAGGGCAGTGGGTTGTTGGTGGAAAAGAGAGGGGCAACCCTAGGAAAATTTTTCTGGTCGAAGTTCCTGATTGGAGTCGAGACACGCTGATTCCAATAATCCAAACTCATGTACAGACGGATCGATTATCTGTACGGATTATTGGCCAGCCTACAATAGAATCGAATTGTTAGGATATTCCGATCATTTAAAAGTCAACCACAGCCGCAATTTTGTTGACCAGAACAATCTCTCCACACATACGCAGGGAATCGAGTCATTGTGGTCTCACGCCAAGAAAAAGCTAAAAAGGATGAATGGAACATCCCGTGTTCTTTTTAATTCTtatctggcggaatttgaatggcGGTGGAGAAATGATACGTATCCCTGTGGAGGCGGGAatgcatttattaataactattaaTTCTCAGTATCCTTTGTCTTAATAATTCGAGTTTTTCACTGTTTTCATGTTTTACTAAGTTGCTGTAAAaatgtagttttaaaaaatttaacttcaatggagaaaaatatattaatgaaaagaaTTGCTTTAGTTCCCTCACGGGCGAACACATTAGCGGAGGTGACTTGTAGTTGACGTGACGGAAGCACATTAGATTTAGAAAATGAAGAgtgggaaattattaaaaaagtactacaaatttttgaaaagtgactCACGTCCGGCGTGGCTCACGTCTGGACTGTGACAATATATAAGATTCAAATATCACAAAAgtataataagtaaaaaggagataaaaaaacaaatcgaaaatatcacaaaaatataaatagatataagtaaaaaagtaaattaaaGGAACAactcgaaaaatatcacaaaaagtataaataagtaaaaaaaggagattgaaggaataaaatcaaaaaatatgacaaaaatgatgaactttcagataattaaatcattaaaagaaaatacatcttgtatattccttctgaatccaattagaaataaaaaataatgcgtAGCAAATAATTAAGAGAGCACCACAAAGTAAATCGACAGCGTGCTCACACGTGTCTTAATTTATTAGATATTAGGCTAGTGATCGCTAAGTTTCTGAGTTAGATAAAAAGGCTTGTGAAGTCAGGATGACGAGCGGGATCCGCTTGATGTGTTTTGCTTCCGAATTTGAAAATTACTTAAAGAGACTCTTGTTTGGCTCCTAATCTTAATACACTGAACGTGCTCAGAGCCTATCCGGTTTATGGAAAAACGGTTCTCATTCGGTATTGGCGTATATTTACCGACGGTACTTTTAACCGTCCATTTCCAACGCCTGCGGATAAGGGCACCGCAGCTATCGTGGTCCAACAGGAGGCGAATCGAGGATGTCCAACAAAGGGTCCACAGATTAACCGAACGTTGGTCGCACGATAACAAACGCTCGGATCTGGGTCCTCTGGAGGACCTGATGTAGCAGAATTTCAGATTGTTTGCGAATGCCGCGACAAATGCGGCCAGCCCCCCGGTGGgatcttgtgtgggctcgtggaaAAATCACCGAGCAAGGATACGTTGAGTGCATCTGGATCACGTGATGTTTGTTCGGTTTTTACCGTGGTCTTGGtgttttagtaataataatttaaacttataattttTGAAAGGCTCCTTGTGATCGTCTGATTAAATCGTTCAACAATTCCCTGACTCTTGGGATTGTTCTTCCATGTACTTCTTGAACACAAAACTCTGCATAGATGATTAAAAACCTCAAACTCAGTGTCAGTGGACATTATTTAAATGAACTGTTCGaacatttattcaaatttgcAAACTAAGCAACGATTTAAATTATTAATGCTATTCAATGAATTCatctttataacaaaaaaaatttatgttaaaaaaaatttatataataataaattttgtgatattacattaattttatgttaaacacattttttatttttaaatttcaaatcgtTCTAATCATAATTCACCAAGTACATCCCCTGACACAAATAAAATGCCCATTGCCAAATTCAGATGAAAGCAGGGAGCATAAATTCTGCTGGGGCGAGTCCGTAGTTGTCTTGCTGTGTTTGATTCGATGAAAAGACCCGTATATTTGTTCTAATCAAACATAGAAACATGAAGAATGCGCTGACAATGTCAATTGTGCCACGTTTTCACAGATAAAATACACGTGATCAACAAATGTGGCAGTTTCAAAACAAGTGAGGAGACCATCATGTGTTGCTGTAGCGAAGACTGTCCTGTGCAATGGCCTCTCAACACcaccaaaattataaataacacaGAAATCATCAAACGTGAGTACAACTCAATGAAACTTTTTGTAatcatttttgcatttttaagTATCTTTACAATTATTGGTGTCTATCTAAATCACAAATGGAATGAGCCACGTAGAAACACTCAAGACTATAAGAATATATTGCGAAAATCAAGAAAACTGTATTTAATTAAACCAAAACAATTAACTAATCTGAaagtattattatgtatatttacgcTACAGTTCCTATTAAATGAAAATGGAATTTTACATGGGAAATTTGGCAATCATGACGTGGCTATTAAAAGATACGCGAACAGCGATTTATTTCACAATGAGCTGACAATATTTGGGTATCTTTCCATTTCAAAGGACCACCGGCAACACTGCGTAGGCTGTGTTGGTTTTACAGAATCTCCTCAATTACTATTGACAGAGTATCACAGCCAAGCATCACTGTCCTGGCACATACATAATGTAGCAAACTGGGTTTTATTCGTAGAAAAATTCAAATCCTGGAAACCTACTTTGGTTGATAGCATGTGCCGCAACTTCTGTGGCTTATATTCATTCGCGTTCGATAGTTCACAGAGACATAAACCTGACAACTTTCTGGTATCAGATGACTGCAAGAATGTCGTTCTCTGTGACTTTGAATTTGCCCATTGCTTCAAGCTACCTCAGGAGAGTCGTCTTTGTCATTCAAAAGTGGGATCCCCTGCATACATGGCGCCCGAGTTGTGGGAAGGGAATATAAACTATCGACTGGATAGCTACATACTCGTCGATATCTACGCTTTTGGGTGTATGATCAAGGAGGCGTTGGAGGCAAATACCAGTTGGAATTACAGACAGATTATTGAACAGTGCCGGGATGATTGTCTCATTCATGATGTTCATTTCAGGCTCTCCTCTGCTGATATCATTGCTAAAATATTTATTGGTTTATGTGGAGAATAATATATCACCGTTTTACTCTATAATGTAGAGACCTTGTTCTTCATTAAGGATATTTTTGGACTTCAAAA
It encodes the following:
- the LOC115231493 gene encoding activin receptor type-2A-like, with the translated sequence MCCCSEDCPVQWPLNTTKIINNTEIIKREYNSMKLFVIIFAFLSIFTIIGVYLNHKWNEPRRNTQDYKNILRKSRKLYLIKPKQLTNLKVLLCIFTLQFLLNENGILHGKFGNHDVAIKRYANSDLFHNELTIFGYLSISKDHRQHCVGCVGFTESPQLLLTEYHSQASLSWHIHNVANWVLFVEKFKSWKPTLVDSMCRNFCGLYSFAFDSSQRHKPDNFLVSDDCKNVVLCDFEFAHCFKLPQESRLCHSKVGSPAYMAPELWEGNINYRLDSYILVDIYAFGCMIKEALEANTSWNYRQIIEQCRDDCLIHDVHFRLSSADIIAKIFIGLCGE
- the LOC115231492 gene encoding uncharacterized protein LOC115231492, whose amino-acid sequence is MVKNNQNLSSIKACSKVQRRTAAKPQPFCEPIKAEYPTEHPNPTVTKKHSETQCHQTTTEPNSSNLTYSLSIENPALGKIKRFNLLSKSPTASKARITLQKSGTFILKFRSPEDAAAFKAELSQSNMFGEGGHKLASVAEKASVLVLKGIPHWISTEDLNLHLRESLESEFKFERFSRNGTDMPVGRLTLDSRAEANTLIRFGITAGFSHIRCEWHKPSATRCFRCNQFGHTSYRCSEKLRCLLCGKEHRHQNLDNQNNFAHWINSKKTLINYQNN